The following coding sequences lie in one Rhizobium rhododendri genomic window:
- a CDS encoding NAD(P)H-dependent flavin oxidoreductase, whose product MALPPILTRGLRLPVVASPLFIISHPTMTLAQCKAGVVGSFPALNARPESLLDEWLAEITETLAAHDAAHPDQPAAPYAVNQIVHKSNRRLEHDLSLCVKYKTPIVISSLGAVPEVNAAVHSYGGIVLHDVTTLRHARSAIAKGADGLIAVAAGAGGHAGSLSPFALVQEIRQWFNGPLLLGGAISTGGGILAAEAMGADMAYIGSPFIATEEARASSAYKQAIVDGKAADIVTSSYFTGVSGNYLKASILAAGLDPDSLPEDSATMDFEQASSGAKAWKDIWGSGQGIGAIDAVVPVRDLVDRLEREYRQARARLLR is encoded by the coding sequence ATGGCGCTTCCACCGATCCTGACGCGCGGCCTGCGCCTGCCGGTCGTAGCATCGCCGCTTTTTATCATTTCCCACCCGACGATGACACTTGCGCAGTGCAAGGCAGGCGTCGTCGGCAGCTTTCCGGCCCTCAATGCTCGCCCGGAAAGTCTTCTGGACGAATGGCTGGCTGAAATCACCGAGACGCTGGCTGCACACGACGCTGCCCATCCCGATCAGCCAGCCGCGCCCTACGCCGTCAACCAGATCGTCCACAAGTCCAACCGGCGGCTGGAGCACGACCTCTCGCTCTGCGTGAAATACAAGACACCCATCGTCATCTCATCGCTGGGGGCGGTGCCGGAGGTCAATGCGGCCGTCCACTCCTATGGCGGCATCGTGTTGCACGATGTCACGACCCTGCGCCACGCCCGCTCGGCTATCGCCAAGGGTGCGGATGGCCTGATCGCGGTGGCAGCGGGTGCCGGCGGCCACGCGGGGTCGCTGTCGCCCTTTGCGCTCGTCCAGGAAATCCGGCAATGGTTTAACGGCCCGCTGCTTCTCGGCGGCGCCATTTCCACAGGCGGCGGCATTCTGGCGGCCGAGGCGATGGGCGCCGACATGGCCTATATCGGCTCGCCTTTCATCGCGACCGAGGAGGCCCGGGCGAGCAGCGCCTACAAGCAGGCAATCGTCGACGGCAAGGCCGCCGACATCGTCACGTCCAGCTACTTTACGGGGGTCAGCGGCAACTATCTAAAAGCCTCGATCCTCGCCGCCGGGCTTGATCCCGACAGCCTGCCCGAGGATTCTGCGACAATGGACTTCGAACAGGCAAGCTCGGGCGCCAAGGCATGGAAGGACATCTGGGGATCGGGACAGGGCATCGGCGCCATCGATGCCGTCGTCCCCGTGCGGGATCTCGTCGACCGTCTGGAGCGGGAATACCGGCAGGCGCGCGCCCGACTGCTGCGGTGA
- the ppk2 gene encoding polyphosphate kinase 2 produces the protein MSDQEDQLRRIKDEIADSFDEELEMQMEEDRLDELVAEGMVEPAEATLERKVYFRELFRLQHELVRLQDWVQYKKLKVAVIFEGRDSAGKGGAIKRVTQRLNPRVCRTVALPAPTERERNQWYFQRYVAHLPTAGEMVLFDRSWYNRAGVERVMGFCTEDELEEFFRSVPEFERMLVRSGIILIKYWFSITDEEQEFRFKMRIHDPLKQWKLSPMDMESRIHWEEYTKAKEDMLARTHSDAAPWWVVQAVDKKRARLNCIAHLLKQIPYEDVPKAEVELPGRIRHEDYSRSPVPPEMYVPEIY, from the coding sequence ATGTCCGATCAGGAAGACCAGCTTCGCCGCATCAAGGATGAAATTGCCGACAGCTTCGACGAAGAGCTGGAGATGCAGATGGAGGAAGACCGGCTCGACGAGCTCGTCGCCGAAGGCATGGTCGAGCCGGCGGAAGCAACGCTCGAGCGCAAGGTCTATTTCCGGGAGCTGTTCCGGCTGCAGCACGAACTGGTGCGGCTGCAGGACTGGGTGCAGTACAAGAAGCTGAAGGTTGCGGTCATCTTCGAAGGGCGCGATTCTGCCGGCAAGGGCGGCGCCATCAAGCGCGTGACGCAGCGGTTAAACCCGCGCGTCTGCCGCACGGTCGCCCTTCCTGCTCCGACCGAGCGCGAGCGCAATCAATGGTACTTCCAGCGCTATGTCGCGCATCTGCCGACGGCCGGCGAAATGGTGTTGTTCGACCGCAGCTGGTATAACCGGGCCGGCGTAGAGCGCGTCATGGGCTTTTGTACGGAAGACGAACTGGAGGAATTTTTCCGGTCCGTGCCCGAATTCGAGCGCATGCTGGTCCGCTCGGGCATCATCCTCATCAAATACTGGTTCTCGATCACCGACGAGGAGCAGGAATTCCGGTTCAAGATGCGCATCCACGATCCGCTGAAGCAATGGAAGCTTTCGCCGATGGACATGGAAAGCCGCATCCACTGGGAAGAATATACAAAGGCCAAGGAAGACATGCTGGCGCGCACCCACAGCGATGCGGCGCCTTGGTGGGTCGTACAGGCCGTGGACAAGAAAAGGGCGCGCCTAAACTGCATCGCCCATCTCCTGAAGCAGATTCCTTACGAGGATGTGCCAAAGGCAGAAGTGGAACTGCCCGGCCGTATCCGCCACGAAGACTACAGTCGTTCGCCGGTGCCCCCGGAAATGTACGTGCCGGAAATCTACTGA
- a CDS encoding inorganic phosphate transporter, with protein MSAERSNAGIGHPLDKTGGSGKWFVPLLVLVLLGGLGYIAYALDRDLTSASAVPWILLGLALLIALGFEFVNGFHDTANAVATVIYTRSMPAEFAVIWSGFFNFLGVLTSSGAVAFGILALLPVELILQVGSGSGLAMVFALLIAAIVWNLGTWYLGLPSSSSHTLVGSIIGVGLANQFLAPAGSATSGVDWSQATNIGLSLLISPLIGFGFSAILLLVMKVFIKNKALYEEPKTNGPPPLWIRGLLIFTCTGVSFAHGSNDGQKGMGLIMLILIGLVPTAFALNRTPDVNYLEAYKSASAQVETALGKYVKPGIVVADAKAAVSDAVKTKTWTDATTPALQQYIHITSQEVAAFPTLEAVPPNMVGNVRNDIYLIGEALKLIDKQKLLAMDAKDLAAVTGYHKAVDNATKFIPTWVKVAVALALGLGTMIGWKRIVVTVGEKIGKTHLTYGQGGAAEVVAMITIGAADHFGLPVSTTHVLSSGVAGTMAANGSGLQWSTIRNMLTAWVLTLPASIAIAFVLYVILRQVF; from the coding sequence ATGAGCGCTGAGCGGAGCAACGCCGGGATCGGCCACCCGCTGGATAAAACCGGGGGCTCCGGCAAGTGGTTCGTACCCCTTCTCGTTCTCGTGCTTCTCGGCGGACTCGGCTATATCGCCTATGCGCTGGACCGTGATCTCACCTCCGCCTCCGCTGTTCCGTGGATACTCCTCGGCCTTGCGCTTCTGATTGCTCTCGGATTTGAATTCGTCAACGGCTTCCACGACACGGCAAATGCAGTGGCGACTGTCATCTATACGCGCTCGATGCCTGCCGAATTCGCCGTCATCTGGTCCGGTTTCTTCAATTTCCTCGGGGTTCTCACCTCGTCGGGTGCCGTGGCTTTCGGCATCTTGGCCCTGCTTCCGGTAGAACTGATCCTGCAGGTCGGCTCCGGTTCGGGTCTCGCCATGGTCTTCGCGCTGTTGATCGCCGCCATCGTCTGGAACCTCGGGACCTGGTATCTCGGCCTCCCGTCGTCGAGTTCGCATACGCTGGTCGGCTCGATCATTGGCGTTGGCCTGGCCAACCAGTTCCTAGCCCCCGCCGGCAGCGCCACCAGCGGCGTCGACTGGTCGCAGGCGACCAATATCGGCCTTTCGCTGCTGATCTCGCCGTTGATCGGCTTCGGTTTCTCCGCAATCCTGCTTCTGGTCATGAAGGTCTTCATCAAGAACAAGGCGCTCTACGAGGAGCCGAAGACCAACGGTCCTCCGCCGCTGTGGATCCGCGGCCTGCTGATCTTCACGTGCACCGGTGTCAGCTTTGCGCACGGCTCCAACGATGGCCAGAAAGGCATGGGCCTGATCATGCTCATCCTGATCGGTCTCGTGCCGACCGCCTTTGCGCTCAACCGGACCCCGGACGTCAATTATCTCGAAGCCTACAAGTCCGCCTCTGCACAGGTCGAGACCGCGCTCGGCAAGTATGTCAAACCGGGCATCGTCGTCGCCGATGCGAAGGCCGCTGTATCGGATGCGGTCAAGACAAAGACATGGACCGACGCGACCACACCGGCGCTGCAGCAATATATCCACATCACCAGCCAGGAAGTCGCTGCCTTTCCAACCCTCGAAGCCGTGCCTCCGAACATGGTCGGCAACGTCCGCAACGACATCTATCTGATCGGCGAAGCGCTGAAGCTCATCGACAAGCAGAAGCTTCTGGCGATGGATGCGAAAGACCTTGCCGCTGTCACCGGCTATCACAAGGCCGTCGACAACGCGACGAAGTTCATCCCGACCTGGGTCAAGGTGGCCGTTGCGCTGGCACTCGGGCTCGGCACCATGATCGGCTGGAAACGCATCGTCGTCACCGTCGGCGAAAAGATCGGCAAGACACACCTGACCTACGGCCAGGGTGGCGCTGCCGAAGTCGTGGCGATGATCACCATCGGCGCCGCCGACCATTTCGGCCTGCCGGTTTCCACCACCCACGTGCTCTCGTCCGGCGTCGCCGGAACTATGGCAGCCAACGGCTCTGGCCTGCAATGGTCGACCATCCGCAACATGCTGACCGCCTGGGTTCTCACCCTGCCAGCCTCGATCGCCATCGCTTTCGTTCTCTACGTGATCCTGCGCCAGGTCTTCTGA
- the osmF gene encoding glycine betaine ABC transporter substrate-binding protein OsmF: MLKTLTVAASLAAFIATGASAADVVVSSKIDTEGTLLGNIILLSLNAAGIKAQDRIALGTTPVLRKAITSGEIDIYAEYTGNAGFFFNKADDAAWKSSDAGYALAKKLDYDANKIVWLTPSPANNTWAVAVRNDVAGPNKLKTMSDFGKWISGGGKVKLAASSEFVNSAAALPAFQTTYGFKISPDQTIVLSGGDTAATIKAAADQTNGVNTAMVYGTDGAIEAAELTVMEDDKGVQPVYAPTPIIREAVLKANPKIEEVLAPIFKSLTAEELRTLNGRIQVDGEPAKAVAQSYLKDKGFLK; encoded by the coding sequence ATGCTGAAAACACTTACCGTCGCCGCATCGCTTGCGGCCTTCATCGCTACCGGCGCCAGTGCCGCAGATGTCGTCGTCTCGTCGAAGATCGACACCGAGGGAACGCTGCTCGGCAACATCATCCTGCTGTCGCTGAACGCTGCCGGAATCAAGGCGCAGGACCGCATCGCGCTCGGCACCACGCCGGTTCTGCGCAAGGCGATCACATCGGGCGAAATCGATATCTATGCCGAATACACCGGCAATGCCGGCTTTTTCTTCAACAAGGCGGATGACGCGGCCTGGAAGAGCAGCGACGCTGGTTACGCTCTTGCCAAGAAGCTCGACTACGACGCCAACAAGATCGTCTGGCTGACACCCTCGCCTGCCAATAACACCTGGGCGGTAGCCGTGCGCAACGACGTGGCGGGCCCCAACAAGCTGAAGACCATGTCGGATTTCGGCAAGTGGATCTCGGGTGGCGGCAAGGTAAAGCTGGCGGCATCTTCTGAGTTCGTCAATTCGGCCGCAGCGCTTCCAGCCTTCCAGACGACCTACGGCTTCAAGATCAGCCCTGACCAGACGATCGTTCTCTCCGGAGGCGATACAGCGGCCACCATCAAGGCCGCCGCCGACCAGACCAACGGCGTCAACACCGCCATGGTCTACGGCACGGACGGTGCTATCGAGGCTGCCGAACTGACCGTCATGGAAGACGACAAGGGGGTACAGCCGGTCTATGCACCGACGCCCATTATCCGCGAGGCAGTCTTGAAGGCCAACCCGAAGATCGAAGAAGTACTGGCCCCGATCTTCAAGAGCCTGACGGCCGAGGAACTGCGGACCCTCAACGGCCGTATCCAGGTAGACGGCGAGCCGGCCAAGGCGGTTGCCCAGTCCTACCTGAAGGACAAGGGCTTCCTGAAATAA